Proteins from a single region of Crassaminicella profunda:
- the fabG gene encoding 3-oxoacyl-ACP reductase FabG: MNKLEGKVAIVTGASQGIGKTIVESFVAEGAQVIGVDLNKLPYKMENVEGYEVSVTDREGLKNFYNTVIAKYEKVDILVNNAGVTKDALTEKMTEQMWDFVIDVNLKGVFNLTQLVGPQMQNLGRGSIINLSSIAGIYGNLGQSNYAATKAGVIGLTKTWAKEFARKGAQVRVNAISPGTVNTDMFKAVPEKVIEEYKKKIMLRRLAEPEEIAKVAVFLASDDSSYVTAHVLNVDGGIRL; this comes from the coding sequence ATGAATAAATTAGAAGGTAAAGTTGCAATTGTAACAGGAGCATCACAGGGAATTGGAAAAACAATTGTAGAAAGCTTTGTAGCAGAAGGAGCGCAGGTTATTGGTGTGGACTTAAACAAGTTACCCTATAAAATGGAAAATGTGGAAGGGTATGAGGTTAGTGTAACTGATAGAGAGGGTTTGAAAAATTTCTATAATACAGTTATAGCGAAATATGAAAAAGTGGATATTTTGGTCAACAATGCAGGTGTAACCAAAGATGCATTGACTGAAAAAATGACAGAGCAGATGTGGGATTTTGTAATAGATGTAAATTTAAAAGGTGTTTTCAATTTGACACAGCTGGTAGGACCACAAATGCAAAACCTAGGCAGAGGGTCAATCATTAATCTTTCTTCTATTGCAGGTATTTATGGCAATTTAGGGCAATCAAATTATGCGGCAACTAAGGCTGGTGTCATTGGTTTGACAAAAACATGGGCTAAGGAATTTGCAAGAAAAGGTGCTCAGGTAAGAGTCAATGCTATATCTCCCGGCACTGTTAACACAGATATGTTTAAGGCTGTACCAGAAAAGGTGATTGAAGAATATAAGAAAAAAATCATGCTGAGAAGACTGGCTGAGCCAGAAGAAATCGCAAAAGTAGCGGTATTCTTAGCTAGTGATGATTCTTCTTATGTAACTGCTCATGTACTCAATGTAGATGGTGGTATTAGACTTTAA
- a CDS encoding CaiB/BaiF CoA transferase family protein, with protein sequence MSDKWLLKGVKVVEFATFVAAPSCAKMLADWGADVIKVEPISGEGQRKIGLSFSSPAKEDENPWFENENFNKKSICVNIKSLEGKEVMERLLSEADVFVTNIRVEALKKIGLSYDQLKEKYPRLVFAQVLGYGEKGPLKDKPGFDYTAYFARGGVMASLMEKDTSPLNGAAGFGDHYTGVALAAGTCAALVNKTRTGKGEKVTVSLYHMGIYGLGCMILSDQYGNKMPMTRLSPNSAVCNSYQCKDGRWIQLALIQYDQWIERFFKAINREELMNDDRYNTHAAMIQNVEEMVSVVAEAMLEKTLDEWEETLLQYDVPFEKVQRCEDIVKDEQAWANDYLVKKIYDSGNEGVLINTPVKFGEMGIRKMTSAPKIGEKTDEILSSVGYSQEEIKNMKESKAVR encoded by the coding sequence ATGAGTGATAAATGGCTATTGAAAGGTGTTAAAGTAGTAGAATTTGCAACATTTGTAGCAGCACCGAGCTGTGCAAAAATGTTAGCTGATTGGGGTGCTGATGTTATTAAAGTAGAACCTATTTCAGGAGAAGGTCAGAGAAAAATTGGTTTATCCTTCTCATCACCAGCAAAAGAGGATGAAAATCCTTGGTTTGAAAATGAAAACTTCAATAAAAAAAGTATTTGTGTGAATATAAAAAGTCTTGAGGGAAAAGAAGTTATGGAACGTTTGCTTTCTGAAGCAGATGTTTTTGTAACCAACATAAGAGTAGAAGCTTTGAAGAAAATTGGATTATCTTATGACCAGTTAAAGGAAAAATATCCTAGACTTGTATTTGCTCAGGTTTTAGGTTATGGAGAAAAGGGTCCGTTAAAAGATAAACCAGGTTTTGATTACACAGCTTACTTTGCAAGAGGTGGTGTAATGGCATCCCTTATGGAAAAGGATACGTCTCCTTTAAATGGTGCAGCAGGTTTTGGGGATCATTATACAGGCGTTGCGTTGGCAGCAGGAACTTGTGCAGCACTTGTGAATAAGACAAGAACAGGCAAAGGGGAAAAGGTTACCGTAAGTCTTTATCATATGGGGATCTATGGCTTAGGTTGTATGATTTTATCAGATCAATATGGAAATAAAATGCCTATGACAAGATTAAGTCCTAATTCGGCAGTATGTAACTCCTACCAGTGTAAGGATGGAAGATGGATTCAATTAGCGTTAATTCAGTATGATCAGTGGATTGAAAGATTCTTTAAAGCTATCAATAGAGAAGAATTGATGAATGATGATAGATATAATACGCATGCAGCAATGATTCAAAATGTAGAAGAAATGGTTAGTGTTGTAGCAGAGGCTATGCTTGAGAAAACTTTAGACGAGTGGGAAGAAACTCTTCTTCAGTATGATGTACCTTTTGAAAAAGTTCAACGTTGTGAAGATATTGTTAAGGATGAACAGGCTTGGGCGAATGATTATCTGGTGAAGAAAATCTATGATTCTGGTAATGAGGGTGTTTTAATCAATACACCAGTAAAGTTTGGAGAAATGGGAATTAGAAAAATGACTTCGGCACCTAAAATTGGAGAAAAAACAGACGAAATTTTAAGTTCTGTGGGCTATTCACAGGAAGAAATTAAAAATATGAAAGAAAGTAAAGCAGTAAGATAA
- the ligA gene encoding NAD-dependent DNA ligase LigA, which translates to MHLLWYYSGRRIHVNKEEARKKIDELTDLLNEHNYKYYVLDHPEITDYEYDMMINELINLEKQFPELTREDSPTQRVGGEPLSSFTQVQHNVPMLSLSNSYNKEDLIDFDRSIRKSIGEKIEYVVEPKIDGLSVNLKYEKGKFIQGATRGNGIVGEDITKNLRTVKTIPLKLKEEIDIEVRGEVYISRETFVKLNRKQEENGGTIFANPRNAAAGSLRQLDSKVTAKRNLDIFVFNIQRMENMNISKHIEGFEYLKSLGFKTSIYEVCKSIEEVVDQCEKWSEKRSSLGFEIDGLVIKVNDLTQREKLGTRSKSPRWAIAYKFPAEQQKTKVKNIVVQVGRTGALTPTAELDPVRVAGSVISRATLHNEDYIKEKDIRIGDTVIIEKAGDVIPAVVRVIFDERTGKEEPFEMPTICPICKEETFRLEGEAVTRCMNAACPAQLRRGLIHFVSRDAMNIDGLGESIVTLLLENELIKDAADLYYLKKEDLLPLERMGEKSAQNLIDAIEKSKKNDLERVIFGLGIKLVGARAAKLLADEFKSLDGLIKASDEEITAVPEIGHKMAESVVAFFKEDRNLEIVEKLRDVGVNMQSLKENDEEDENIEKKFEGLTFVLTGTLEKYKRSEAKKIIENLGGRVSGSVSKKTSYVLAGAEAGSKLEKANQLGVKVISEEEFEQMV; encoded by the coding sequence ATGCACCTATTATGGTATTATAGTGGAAGGAGGATACACGTGAACAAGGAGGAAGCACGCAAAAAAATTGATGAATTAACGGATTTGCTTAATGAACACAACTATAAGTACTATGTACTGGATCATCCTGAAATTACAGATTATGAATATGATATGATGATTAATGAGCTAATCAATTTAGAAAAACAGTTTCCAGAGTTGACTCGTGAGGATTCACCAACCCAGAGGGTTGGAGGAGAGCCTTTGTCATCATTTACTCAGGTACAGCATAATGTACCTATGTTAAGTCTTAGCAATTCCTATAATAAAGAGGATCTAATAGATTTTGATCGAAGTATTCGGAAAAGCATTGGAGAAAAAATAGAATATGTTGTAGAACCTAAAATTGATGGATTGTCTGTAAATTTAAAATATGAAAAGGGTAAATTCATACAAGGAGCTACTCGTGGAAATGGTATTGTGGGAGAAGATATTACGAAAAATTTGCGTACGGTAAAGACCATTCCATTGAAACTAAAAGAAGAAATTGATATAGAAGTAAGAGGAGAAGTTTATATTTCCCGGGAAACATTTGTAAAATTAAATCGAAAACAAGAAGAAAATGGAGGAACTATTTTTGCAAATCCTAGAAATGCAGCAGCAGGTTCTTTAAGACAGCTTGATTCCAAAGTAACAGCGAAAAGAAACTTAGATATATTTGTTTTTAACATTCAAAGAATGGAGAATATGAATATTAGTAAGCATATAGAAGGTTTTGAATACCTGAAAAGCTTAGGTTTTAAAACTTCTATATATGAAGTCTGTAAAAGTATAGAAGAAGTTGTAGACCAATGTGAAAAATGGTCAGAAAAAAGAAGTAGCCTAGGGTTTGAAATAGATGGTCTTGTGATTAAAGTAAATGATTTAACGCAAAGAGAAAAGCTTGGAACAAGATCTAAAAGTCCAAGATGGGCTATTGCTTATAAATTCCCAGCAGAGCAGCAAAAGACTAAGGTGAAGAATATAGTTGTTCAGGTAGGAAGGACTGGAGCTTTAACGCCAACAGCAGAACTTGACCCTGTAAGAGTAGCAGGTTCTGTCATCAGTCGAGCAACATTACATAATGAAGATTATATAAAAGAGAAGGATATTCGTATTGGAGATACGGTGATCATTGAAAAGGCAGGAGACGTGATTCCAGCAGTAGTAAGAGTAATATTTGATGAACGAACAGGAAAAGAAGAACCTTTTGAAATGCCAACCATTTGCCCTATTTGCAAAGAAGAAACATTCCGATTAGAAGGGGAAGCTGTTACAAGATGTATGAATGCTGCTTGTCCTGCACAATTGAGAAGGGGACTGATTCACTTTGTATCTAGAGATGCCATGAATATTGATGGACTTGGAGAGTCTATCGTTACATTGCTTTTAGAAAATGAATTAATTAAGGATGCAGCAGATTTATATTATCTAAAAAAAGAAGATCTTCTTCCCTTAGAGAGGATGGGAGAAAAATCTGCTCAAAATTTAATAGATGCTATCGAAAAATCTAAAAAGAATGATTTAGAACGAGTTATTTTTGGTTTAGGAATCAAACTCGTAGGAGCAAGAGCTGCAAAGCTTTTAGCAGATGAATTTAAAAGCCTAGATGGATTGATAAAAGCAAGTGATGAAGAAATCACGGCGGTTCCTGAGATTGGACACAAAATGGCAGAGAGTGTTGTAGCCTTTTTTAAAGAAGATAGAAACCTTGAAATTGTAGAAAAGCTAAGAGATGTTGGTGTAAATATGCAGTCTCTTAAGGAAAATGATGAAGAAGATGAAAATATAGAAAAGAAATTTGAAGGATTGACCTTTGTATTAACGGGAACCCTTGAAAAATACAAGAGAAGCGAAGCAAAAAAAATAATAGAAAACTTAGGAGGAAGGGTTTCAGGAAGTGTAAGTAAAAAGACCAGCTATGTATTAGCAGGAGCTGAGGCTGGCTCGAAGCTTGAAAAGGCTAATCAACTTGGTGTAAAAGTCATTAGTGAAGAAGAATTTGAACAGATGGTTTAG
- the hadB gene encoding (R)-2-hydroxyisocaproyl-CoA dehydratase subunit HadB — protein MSNKLTSKDVIAKLLADQYANAFKAKEKGEPVGWSTSVFPQELAECFGLNICYPENQAAGIAAKRESLKLCNIAEDKGYSIDLCAYARTNFGFLENGGCESLNMPRPDFLLCCNNICNQVIKWYENISKELNIPLIMIDTTFNNEYEVSQERIDYLKGQFEEAIKQLEVISGKKFDPKKFEEVMKISAKNGKLWKYSMSLPSAEPSPMNGFDLFNYMAVIVCARGKQETTDAFELLIAELEERIKNKETTFRGEEKYRIMMEGIPCWPYIGFKMKTLAKYGVNMTGSVYPDAWALDYEVNDLDGMARAYSSMFNNVNLDRMSQYRIDSLNLGKCDGAFYHMNRSCKLMSLIQYEMERKVAEATGLPFAGFDGDQADPRCFTQAQFETRIQGLIEVMEERKKARGEK, from the coding sequence ATGAGCAATAAATTAACATCTAAAGATGTGATTGCCAAATTATTGGCTGATCAATATGCAAATGCATTTAAAGCAAAGGAAAAAGGAGAACCAGTTGGGTGGTCTACTTCTGTATTTCCGCAGGAACTTGCTGAATGTTTTGGACTCAATATTTGTTATCCTGAAAATCAAGCGGCTGGAATTGCAGCAAAAAGAGAATCTTTAAAGCTATGTAATATTGCAGAAGACAAGGGATATTCTATTGATTTATGTGCTTATGCAAGAACCAATTTTGGTTTTCTTGAAAACGGGGGATGCGAAAGTTTAAATATGCCAAGACCTGATTTCCTTTTATGCTGTAATAATATTTGTAACCAAGTGATCAAATGGTATGAAAATATTTCAAAGGAATTAAACATTCCTTTAATTATGATTGATACTACCTTTAATAACGAATATGAGGTGAGTCAGGAGAGAATTGATTATTTAAAAGGTCAGTTTGAAGAGGCGATTAAACAGCTTGAGGTGATTTCGGGTAAAAAGTTTGACCCTAAAAAGTTTGAAGAGGTAATGAAGATATCCGCAAAAAACGGAAAACTGTGGAAATATTCTATGAGTTTGCCAAGTGCAGAACCTTCTCCTATGAATGGTTTTGATTTATTCAACTATATGGCTGTGATTGTTTGTGCCAGAGGAAAGCAGGAAACAACAGATGCCTTCGAATTATTAATTGCTGAGCTGGAAGAGAGAATTAAAAATAAGGAAACAACCTTTAGAGGGGAAGAAAAATACAGAATTATGATGGAAGGGATTCCTTGCTGGCCTTATATAGGATTTAAAATGAAAACCTTAGCAAAATATGGTGTGAACATGACAGGGAGTGTTTACCCTGATGCATGGGCTTTAGACTACGAGGTCAATGATTTAGATGGTATGGCAAGAGCATATAGCAGTATGTTCAATAACGTAAATTTAGACAGAATGTCACAATACAGAATTGATTCTTTAAATTTAGGAAAATGTGACGGTGCATTCTATCATATGAACAGAAGTTGTAAATTAATGAGCTTAATTCAGTATGAAATGGAAAGAAAAGTAGCAGAGGCAACAGGATTACCATTTGCAGGTTTTGATGGAGACCAAGCTGATCCAAGATGTTTTACACAGGCACAGTTTGAAACTAGAATTCAGGGTTTGATTGAGGTAATGGAGGAAAGAAAAAAAGCAAGGGGTGAAAAATAA
- a CDS encoding 2-hydroxyacyl-CoA dehydratase subunit D, producing the protein MEVIFEQMNEVISNPGWVVKKYKEETGKKAIGCFPVYCPEEIIHAAGMLPVGIWGGQTDLELAKQYFPAFACSIMQSCLEYGLKGTYDDLAAVIIPGMCDTLICMGQNWKVGVPQVEYIALVHPQNRKIQAGITYLKSEYANVKKKLEEIGGIEISNEAINNSIAIYNEHRKTMREFVEVAANYPNVITPLKRNIVIKSGYFMEKGKHTALVKELMDEIVKKPVGKWNGKKVLLSGILADSKELLSILEENNMAVIADDLAQETRQFRCDVPEGEDALDRLARHWSIFEGCSLVYDPEKKRGSIIVDEIKNKGIDGVVFCMMKFCDPEEYDYPLVKKEIEDAGIPTLYLEIDQQMENNEQARTRIQTFAEILSS; encoded by the coding sequence ATAGAAGTTATCTTTGAACAAATGAATGAAGTTATTAGTAATCCCGGGTGGGTTGTGAAAAAATACAAAGAAGAAACGGGAAAAAAGGCAATCGGATGTTTTCCTGTATATTGTCCTGAGGAAATTATTCATGCTGCAGGCATGCTTCCTGTAGGTATTTGGGGAGGGCAGACTGACCTTGAACTGGCAAAACAATATTTCCCCGCATTTGCATGCTCTATTATGCAATCTTGTCTAGAATATGGATTAAAAGGAACTTACGATGATTTAGCAGCAGTTATTATTCCAGGAATGTGTGATACTTTAATTTGTATGGGGCAGAACTGGAAAGTTGGAGTGCCACAGGTAGAATATATTGCACTTGTACACCCTCAAAACAGAAAAATTCAAGCAGGTATTACTTATTTGAAGAGTGAGTATGCCAATGTGAAAAAGAAACTAGAAGAAATCGGAGGAATTGAGATTTCCAATGAAGCCATAAATAATAGTATTGCTATTTACAATGAGCATAGAAAAACAATGAGAGAGTTTGTTGAAGTTGCTGCAAATTATCCAAATGTGATTACTCCTTTAAAGAGAAATATAGTAATCAAAAGTGGTTACTTTATGGAAAAAGGAAAACATACAGCTTTAGTAAAAGAATTAATGGATGAAATTGTAAAAAAACCTGTTGGAAAATGGAATGGAAAAAAAGTTTTGCTATCAGGAATTTTAGCTGATTCTAAAGAATTATTAAGTATTTTAGAGGAGAATAATATGGCGGTTATTGCGGATGATTTAGCACAAGAAACAAGACAATTTCGTTGTGATGTTCCAGAAGGTGAGGATGCATTAGATAGATTAGCAAGACACTGGTCAATTTTTGAGGGATGTTCTTTAGTGTATGATCCTGAGAAAAAACGAGGTTCTATTATTGTAGATGAAATCAAGAATAAAGGAATTGATGGTGTGGTATTTTGCATGATGAAATTCTGTGATCCTGAGGAATATGATTATCCTTTAGTAAAAAAGGAAATTGAAGATGCTGGTATACCGACCTTGTATCTAGAAATTGACCAGCAGATGGAAAATAACGAGCAGGCAAGAACAAGAATTCAGACATTTGCCGAAATACTAAGTTCATAA
- a CDS encoding acyl-CoA dehydratase activase: protein MYTMGLDIGSTASKGVIVEDGKNIVAIAIIPFGTGTTGPTRAVNELFNQLSIERRDIEKVIVTGYGRMKYTDADKQISELSCHAKGVHFLIPTAKTIIDIGGQDAKALKLDKQGKLFNFVMNDKCAAGTGRFLDVMAKILEVQVSDLGELSAKSTQEIQISSTCTVFAESEVISHLSNDIPVENIIAGIHDSVAKRVSSLAKRVGIEDDVVMVGGVARNSGVVRAMEKSIGKSIIVPELAQLTGALGAALYAFEEGKK, encoded by the coding sequence ATGTATACAATGGGATTAGATATAGGTTCTACAGCCTCTAAGGGTGTGATTGTAGAGGATGGCAAAAATATTGTAGCTATTGCAATTATTCCTTTTGGCACTGGAACAACAGGACCAACAAGGGCAGTAAATGAGTTGTTTAATCAGTTGTCAATTGAACGTAGGGATATTGAAAAAGTAATTGTAACAGGTTATGGAAGAATGAAATATACAGATGCTGATAAACAAATCAGTGAGCTTAGCTGTCACGCAAAGGGTGTACATTTTCTTATACCCACGGCGAAAACGATCATTGATATTGGTGGTCAAGATGCCAAGGCATTAAAGCTAGATAAACAAGGAAAACTGTTTAATTTTGTTATGAATGATAAATGTGCTGCTGGAACAGGGCGGTTTCTGGATGTTATGGCTAAGATACTAGAGGTTCAAGTTTCTGACCTTGGAGAATTATCTGCAAAATCTACACAAGAAATTCAAATTAGTAGTACATGTACTGTATTTGCAGAATCTGAGGTGATTTCGCATTTGTCAAATGATATTCCTGTAGAGAATATTATTGCAGGAATCCATGATTCTGTTGCTAAAAGAGTGTCATCTCTTGCTAAACGGGTGGGAATTGAAGATGATGTAGTAATGGTTGGTGGTGTAGCTCGAAATAGTGGTGTTGTAAGAGCTATGGAAAAATCAATTGGAAAGAGTATTATCGTTCCTGAACTAGCGCAGTTAACAGGAGCTTTGGGAGCAGCTTTGTATGCTTTTGAGGAAGGAAAAAAATAA
- a CDS encoding sigma-54 interaction domain-containing protein yields the protein MNNICNDFLDKLYNPAIVCNHSGKILYTNIILDNIFKYIRVKKPKNIQSLDPDFDFQKIKKHKPFIHTLKIKHLNSRVTIYSFKDNNNETNILYLFDKSILDNPTIDQVIEHIDEVVVIFNEYGVIEKMNPLCDDILPFSRSEVIGTSIYEIAKKGLVTNPIIIDMLESKKKLYRNVTYPNGKVIAYTAVPFFRSDGDLKGGVLTGRDITRLIKLENQMKFDTPQPETTEYISKSTVMENIKRIVIRAASSDSSIFINGESGVGKEIIAKTIYRYSQRRGKPFVAINCGAIPTELMESKFFGYEEGAFTGAKKGGKKGLLEEANVGTVFLDEIGELPMEMQKKLLRVIQENTLTRVGSHTPMRVDIRYISATNIPYDELHANKKFRQDLYYRLSVIPVKIPPLRDRKEDILPLIEYFLRFYNEKYNRELKISPTVMNLLHEYNWPGNIRELKNMIERFVVLSTKDIIREDEFNMLINLDTINESPSANQSSVIINGYTNLNEVYRVVDQIMISKAVHKYGSINRASKELGINQSTIHRKIKNGHIQL from the coding sequence ATGAATAATATTTGCAATGATTTCTTAGATAAGCTATATAATCCTGCAATTGTCTGCAATCATTCAGGCAAAATATTATATACAAATATCATACTAGACAATATCTTTAAATATATCCGTGTCAAAAAACCTAAAAACATTCAAAGTCTTGATCCTGATTTTGATTTTCAAAAGATAAAAAAGCACAAACCATTTATCCACACTCTTAAAATCAAGCATTTGAACTCTCGTGTAACTATTTATTCCTTTAAAGATAATAATAATGAAACAAACATACTTTATCTCTTTGATAAATCTATTCTAGATAACCCAACTATTGATCAAGTAATTGAGCATATTGATGAGGTTGTTGTGATTTTTAATGAATATGGGGTAATCGAAAAAATGAATCCACTCTGTGATGATATCCTTCCCTTTAGCCGCTCTGAAGTAATTGGAACCAGTATCTATGAAATTGCTAAAAAAGGTCTTGTAACTAACCCTATAATAATTGATATGTTAGAATCTAAGAAAAAACTATATAGAAATGTAACATATCCAAATGGTAAAGTAATTGCCTACACTGCTGTACCATTTTTTCGTTCTGACGGAGATTTAAAGGGAGGTGTATTAACAGGCAGAGATATTACCCGACTGATCAAGCTAGAAAACCAAATGAAATTCGATACTCCACAGCCAGAAACTACTGAATACATCAGCAAAAGTACAGTCATGGAAAATATTAAAAGAATTGTTATTCGAGCTGCTTCTTCTGATTCTTCTATTTTTATTAACGGTGAATCCGGTGTGGGAAAGGAAATTATTGCAAAAACAATTTATCGTTACAGTCAGAGAAGAGGAAAACCTTTTGTCGCCATTAACTGCGGCGCAATCCCTACTGAACTTATGGAATCTAAATTTTTTGGTTATGAAGAAGGTGCTTTTACTGGTGCTAAAAAAGGTGGTAAAAAAGGCTTACTAGAGGAAGCAAATGTCGGAACCGTATTTCTAGATGAAATTGGTGAATTACCTATGGAAATGCAAAAGAAACTTCTGCGTGTAATACAAGAAAATACCCTTACAAGAGTAGGATCCCATACACCAATGCGTGTAGATATCAGATATATTAGTGCCACCAATATTCCCTATGACGAATTACATGCCAATAAAAAATTTAGACAAGATTTATACTACCGACTCAGCGTCATTCCTGTAAAAATCCCTCCACTTAGAGATAGAAAAGAGGATATTCTACCGTTAATTGAATATTTTCTCAGATTTTATAACGAGAAGTATAATCGAGAATTGAAAATTTCTCCCACCGTCATGAATCTTCTTCACGAATATAATTGGCCGGGAAATATCCGAGAATTAAAAAATATGATAGAACGATTTGTAGTTCTCTCTACAAAAGATATAATTAGGGAGGATGAATTTAATATGCTCATTAATCTTGATACTATCAATGAGTCACCCTCAGCTAATCAATCTTCAGTAATAATTAACGGCTATACAAATCTAAATGAGGTATACCGTGTAGTAGATCAAATTATGATTTCAAAAGCTGTCCATAAATATGGTTCTATCAATAGAGCATCAAAAGAACTTGGAATAAACCAATCCACAATTCATAGAAAAATAAAAAACGGTCACATTCAACTGTAA
- a CDS encoding L-lactate permease: protein MMMLLAILPIVVVLVGMIVLKKSAVIVSPFTLIFTIILSIISFNAVTGELVTQTWKGVMSGGKIIFLVWAAFAMLVMLQKTRAMDGIKIALASITDDKRILLIMIGFCFSIFLEGAAGAGTPTAICAPFLVGIGFTPLSAAIAGMLGAGIAPSWGGAGATTIVGHSVVAEHIALQDVTAISGRLAMLGAFVVPIIMIYALIGKKGFKGLWGYLLYIGAVLGASFFVISNFIGTEIVSLGCGAIGIIASLIYVKVSKHQTPEEYKYVPEKLSPEEKDLIPSTMKSFAPYLILIIALPVIRFSFPLAVLAKYGYVVWIAVVMFIIVFIGSIILNNVKGYVSYLKEGLIKVIPAFISMGALLSVANIMKSTGMLNIIAQGLADIAGSGYPVVAVLIGSLGTFIAGTGLGSNVMFGPMHMQAAELLSLNKVVLFSAQNVGGAIGNMICPNNIVAAAATVDTLGQEGEIMKKCIPSWLVLVVIYGVAGLLFAHVLFPTFGM from the coding sequence ATGATGATGCTGTTAGCAATATTACCAATCGTAGTAGTTTTAGTAGGGATGATAGTATTAAAAAAATCTGCAGTAATCGTATCCCCCTTTACACTTATATTTACTATTATTTTAAGTATTATTAGCTTCAATGCAGTTACAGGTGAATTGGTAACTCAAACATGGAAAGGTGTTATGTCAGGGGGGAAAATAATTTTCCTTGTTTGGGCTGCTTTCGCTATGTTAGTAATGCTTCAGAAAACAAGGGCAATGGATGGAATCAAAATTGCACTTGCAAGTATAACAGACGATAAAAGAATTCTTTTAATTATGATTGGTTTTTGTTTTAGTATTTTTCTTGAGGGAGCGGCAGGAGCAGGTACACCAACTGCAATTTGTGCACCATTTTTAGTGGGTATTGGATTTACTCCACTATCAGCAGCAATTGCAGGTATGCTTGGAGCAGGTATTGCACCTTCTTGGGGTGGTGCAGGCGCAACCACTATTGTTGGTCATTCAGTAGTGGCAGAGCATATTGCATTGCAGGATGTTACAGCTATTTCAGGTAGACTTGCTATGCTTGGTGCATTTGTAGTTCCTATTATTATGATTTATGCATTAATTGGGAAAAAAGGTTTCAAAGGCTTATGGGGTTATTTGTTATATATAGGAGCAGTATTAGGTGCTTCTTTCTTCGTTATTTCAAATTTTATAGGAACAGAAATTGTAAGTTTAGGATGTGGAGCCATTGGTATTATTGCAAGCCTTATTTATGTAAAGGTATCAAAGCATCAGACACCGGAAGAATATAAATACGTTCCTGAAAAGTTATCGCCAGAGGAGAAAGATTTAATTCCGAGTACGATGAAATCGTTTGCACCTTACTTGATTTTAATCATTGCATTACCTGTCATTAGATTTTCTTTTCCACTTGCGGTATTGGCTAAATATGGATATGTTGTTTGGATTGCAGTTGTAATGTTTATTATTGTTTTCATTGGATCGATTATATTAAATAATGTGAAAGGTTACGTTTCTTATTTAAAAGAAGGCTTAATAAAGGTAATACCAGCATTTATTTCAATGGGAGCATTGTTATCTGTAGCAAATATTATGAAGTCTACAGGAATGCTTAATATTATTGCACAAGGTTTAGCAGATATAGCTGGAAGTGGATACCCGGTAGTTGCAGTATTAATTGGTTCTCTTGGTACATTCATAGCAGGAACTGGACTGGGATCTAATGTAATGTTTGGACCAATGCACATGCAGGCAGCAGAATTATTAAGCTTAAACAAGGTTGTGCTATTCTCTGCTCAAAACGTAGGAGGGGCTATTGGTAACATGATTTGTCCTAATAATATTGTTGCAGCAGCGGCAACTGTTGATACTTTAGGGCAAGAGGGAGAAATTATGAAGAAATGTATTCCTAGTTGGCTGGTACTTGTAGTCATTTACGGTGTTGCAGGGTTGCTTTTTGCACATGTATTATTCCCGACTTTTGGAATGTAA